In Hyla sarda isolate aHylSar1 unplaced genomic scaffold, aHylSar1.hap1 scaffold_1194, whole genome shotgun sequence, a single window of DNA contains:
- the LOC130303239 gene encoding uncharacterized protein LOC130303239 has translation MVPRGLRLRKFPTTIFSEQFKAEWEELLNDSSLRFVKLIIKHEETALTEITSKISELQNSISKYEHHPTYVDLNQKISGNIVKMETLISQTKENKFLRDLQDYKSNHVYEWPQNRSTKSTPKSILKNHRNYKKYNRNNKPARVSFSETDADSMSGTEPNEMSVPHTPEAASSPLPQSRKAKSAKNDAGAASITAVKRTRRHQVKPT, from the coding sequence ATGGTCCCGAGAGGACTTAGATTGAGAAAGTTCCCAACCACGATCTTCTCCGAACAGTTTAAGGCAGAATGGGAAGAACTGTTAAATGACTCATCCCTCAGGTTTGTCAAGCTTATTATCAAACATGAGGAGACTGCCTTAACCGAGATTACATCTAAAATATCGGAACTACAGAATTCTATCTCCAAGTACGAACATCATCCCACTTATGTGGATCTCAATCAAAAAATCAGTGGGAACATTGTTAAAATGGAGACTCTGATATCTCAAACCAAGGAGAACAAGTTCCTTCGAGATCTGCAAGACTATAAGTCCAACCATGTCTATGAGTGGCCACAGAACAGATCAACGAAATCAACTCCGAAGTCAATCCTGAAAAATCAcaggaattataaaaaatataacagaAACAACAAACCAGCAAGGGTCAGCTTCAGTGAAACGGATGCGGATTCCATGTCCGGAACGGAGCCAAATGAGATGTCTGTTCCGCATACTCCAGAAGCAGCGTCTTCCCCTCTTCCTCAGTCCCGTAAAGCAAAGTCTGCAAAAAACGACGCCGGGGCCGCAAGCATCACGGCCGTAAAGAGAACCCGAAGACATCAAGTCAAACCGACCTAA